In a single window of the Streptomyces cinnabarinus genome:
- a CDS encoding ADP-ribosylglycohydrolase family protein, translated as MKSKTPENSTEASLDDRITGALVGAAVGDALGGPVEGYSPEQIVERHGGRVHGIVGPWNGEAWRTARPLAPYHKGDGHVTDDTLMTHALIRVYATVRDHLDAYAVADHLVPDLMTNPRWIPELESEALPLQRIFLAEKWLVTRLHYGHVDPREAGTGNIVNCGAAMYMAPVGLVNAAAPSAAYAEALDIAGAHQSSYGREAAGVFAAAVAAACAPGATPDSVVAACLALAKDGTREAIEKVCEVASRHTEFESALKPLREAVAPYDTVGPDYRAPSLGARRPSRLHAIEELPVALGMLLLASGDYRRTVLGSVNYGRDCDSIATMSGALSGALGHPVPEDWSKQVADASRLDLWEPARTLTTVTREIFARDVDRRRAHERAFAELGGPGCSD; from the coding sequence ATGAAGTCCAAAACACCAGAAAACTCCACAGAGGCGAGCCTGGACGACCGGATCACCGGAGCGCTCGTCGGAGCCGCCGTCGGCGACGCCCTGGGCGGCCCGGTCGAGGGCTACTCCCCCGAGCAGATCGTCGAACGCCACGGCGGCCGGGTGCACGGCATCGTCGGCCCCTGGAACGGCGAGGCCTGGCGCACGGCCCGCCCCCTCGCGCCGTACCACAAGGGCGACGGCCACGTCACCGACGACACCTTGATGACCCACGCGCTGATCAGGGTCTACGCCACGGTCCGCGACCACCTCGACGCCTACGCCGTCGCCGACCACCTGGTCCCCGACCTGATGACGAACCCGCGCTGGATCCCGGAACTCGAGTCGGAGGCGCTCCCCCTCCAGCGCATCTTCCTCGCGGAGAAATGGCTGGTCACCCGCCTCCACTACGGCCACGTGGACCCCCGGGAGGCCGGCACCGGCAACATCGTCAACTGCGGCGCGGCGATGTACATGGCGCCGGTCGGCCTGGTCAACGCCGCCGCCCCGTCCGCCGCCTACGCCGAGGCCCTCGACATCGCGGGCGCCCACCAGTCGTCGTACGGCAGGGAGGCGGCGGGAGTCTTCGCGGCGGCGGTGGCGGCGGCCTGCGCCCCCGGTGCGACCCCGGACTCGGTCGTCGCCGCCTGCCTCGCGCTGGCCAAGGACGGCACCCGCGAGGCGATCGAGAAGGTCTGCGAAGTGGCGTCGAGGCACACCGAGTTCGAGTCGGCGCTGAAGCCCCTGCGCGAAGCAGTGGCCCCGTACGACACGGTGGGCCCCGACTACCGCGCCCCGTCCCTCGGCGCCCGGCGCCCCTCCCGGCTGCACGCGATCGAGGAACTCCCCGTCGCGCTCGGCATGTTGCTGCTGGCCTCCGGCGACTACCGCCGCACGGTGCTGGGTTCGGTGAACTACGGCCGGGACTGCGACTCCATCGCCACGATGTCCGGCGCCCTGTCCGGCGCGCTGGGCCACCCCGTCCCCGAGGACTGGTCGAAGCAGGTGGCCGACGCCAGCCGCCTGGACCTGTGGGAACCGGCCCGCACCCTGACCACCGTGACGCGCGAGATCTTCGCCCGTGACGTGGACCGCCGCCGCGCCCACGAGCGGGCCTTCGCCGAGCTCGGAGGTCCAGGATGCTCCGACTGA